TGAATATAGTTAAAATTATTAGATAAGAATGCTGATAAAGAGAACAGTAATAAGGCTCTCTTTTTTTATTTTCTGTATTGATGTGTGTTGTATGAATGTTGTTCATATAAATCATTTTTTTTCTTTTAATCCTTAAAAGCAAAGCTAAAAATAATAATAAAAAACAAGGAGGCGAAGGAAAGGAATGAAAGAGAAGAAAGGAATAGGAAATATAGAAGAGTGTATAAGCGAGTATAGAGAGAAGGGAAGAGAGAAGGGAAGAGAGAAGGGAAGTAAAAGAGGATTAAAGGGGATAAGAATAAGAGAAGTAATGATGGTGATGGTGATGGTAGTGATGGTGGTGATGGGATGTAATAGTGGGGTAAAGGATCCAGAGAAAGTATTTTTGAGTGATATAGCAAATTTAGGGAAAGGATTTTTAGATGTATTTGTGAGTTTTGGGGATATGATTACAGGGACGTTGGGGATAAAAGCGGACACAAAAAATCGGATATTGGGAAATATTTTACTGATATTGAAAAAACTATGATTTCAGTAAAGGAGAAGTTGCAGGCAGAAGTGGCAGAGAATGGTAATTATGGGAGACTTAAGGAAGTGGTTGAGCAATTTATTATTGGAACATTAGATAAGATTTCAAGAGGTGCTAAGGAGGCGTCAAAAGGGGCTATTGGTAGTGAAACCCTTGGAAATGCTGTTAAAAATGAGGATGCGGCACCTGCAGAAGTTTCGAGTGTGAATGCACTTGTTGAAGGAATTAAAACAATAGTTGATGTGGTTTTAAAAGATAATGGAAGGGCAGATGCGAATGTAACTGGAGAGGAGGATAAAAAGGATATAGGTAAGTTGTTTAGTAAAGCAGGTGACAATGGAACAGAGGCTGAAGCAGCTAAGGCAAATGCATCAATTGAGGCGGTAAGCGGTGCTGATATATTGCAAGCTATTGCTAGTTCTGGTATAGCCGAAGCTGGGAAAGATATTGACCAGGCAAAAGATGCTGCTGAAATTGCTACTGCTAAGAATAGTGGGAATACTAAAGAGACTAAAAAGAAGGATGCAGTTATTGCGGGAGGAATAGCATTAAGAGCGATGGCAAAGAATGGTAAATTAGCTGCTAAGAATGAAGATAAGGCTACATTTGCTATAAATGGAGCAGCAGCAAGTGCGGTTGGTAAGACACTAAGTACTCTTATAATTGCGATAAGAAATACAGTTGATAGTGGATTAAAAAAGATAAATGAAATATTGGCTACAATTAAGCAAGAAGATAAGGGAGCAGAAGCAGCTAGTGGGCAACAATCATGAATAATTGTAGATATAGATAAAGAGCAGTAAGATAAAAAAGTTATTTAAAGAAAACACTTCTCTAGTTCTTTGCGAAGCATGGGAGATGTTTTCTTTTTAAATTCAGTGATTTCATTATAATTGATGTTTTCCAAAATCAGTACAACAGCAAACATAAATTAAAGATGAATAAACTAAATACACACATGATAAATAATACTTTACAAAAGAATTGGTCTTAGGGAAGAAAAAATAGAACTTGCAAAAGAAATAGAGTAAGGATTTAAAAAGAGATATGAGAGAAGTCAAAGGGCAAAAATGAGAAAAAGAGAGTAAAAGGGATAGTGATGATGGTAGTGATGGGATGTAATAGTGGGGGAGTAAAAGATCCAGAGAAAGTGTTTTTGAGTGATATAGCAAATTTAGGAAAAGGATTTTTAGATGTTTTTGTGAGTTTTGGCGATATGATTACAGGGACATTGGGGATAAAGGCGGAAACAAAGAAAAGTGAGATAGGGAAATATTTTAGTGATATTGAGAAGAGTATGCAAACTACTAAAGTAAAATTAAATGAAATTTTAGAGAAGAATGGGAAATATGAAAAAGTTAAAACAATTGTTGAGGAGTTTATTAGTGGTACTGTAGATAAGATAGCAGAAGGAGCAAAGGAAGCAGCAGGTGGAGTTAGCGGTAGTGGTAGTGAATCTGTGGGGAATGCTGTTAAAAACCAGAATGCATCTCCTTCAGAATTACAAGGTGTTAAATCTCTGGTGAAAGGAATTAAAGAGATAGTTGAGATTGTGTTAAAAGGGAAGGGAGATGCAGGTGCTGATGTTACTAAAGGTGATAGTAAGAAAGATGTTGGTAAGTTATTTACTACTACTGATGCTAATAGAGCTGATAATGCGGCAGCCCAAGCAGCAGCAGCGTCAATAGGAGCAGTAAGTGGAGCAGATATATTGCAAGCGATAGCTAAGTCTAAAGAAGACCCTCAAGTTGATAATACTGATGGAATTGAGAAAGCGGGAGATGCAGCCGAGATAGCAGTTGCTAAAGCTGTTGATAATAAGAAAGAGATTAAAGATGATGCAAAGAAAGATGCAGTAATAGCAGGAGGGATAGCATTGAGAGCAATGACTAAGGGTAATAAATTTTCTATTAAGAATGATGCCGATGATGCTGTGATAAAGACAGTAAATGGAGCTGCCGCAAGTGCGGTGAATAAGGTATTGAATACTTTGACAATAGCAATAAGGAATACAGTGAATGAAGGTTTAAAAGGGATTAGTGAGGCATTGGGGGAGATTAAGCAAGGAGAGGGTTCTGAAGTTAAAGCTAAGGCTAATTAGTAGGTGAATTAGTATATATAAGTTTATGTAATAATTATTAGGTAAAAAGGCTAGTAGAGAGCGCAATAAAGCTCTCTTTTTTTATTTGCAGTATGAAATCATATTTTTTCCTTCTAATCTTAAAAAAGTAAAAGAAAAAATAGATAAATCAAGATCTCCAAAGGCAGCAGTTCAACAATAATAGAGATAGTTAGATTAAATTATTTAGAAATTAGGATTATAAGGCAAGTTTAGATATGAGTCTAGTTTGCCTTTTTTAAAATAATTTTTATTTTTTATGTTTCTTTCTTACAATATATATAAGCAAAGTCATTATTATTTCTTTTGATTAATTTTATTATGGTATTTACTTATAGTAAGTAGAGTGATGGAAGTGAAGTGATGTATTTTTTGTATGTTTGATATTGTTTTTTTGTTTTATTAAAGTGTTCTAATTGAGAATATGCAGTTTTATTGTAAAAATTGCACAACCAAAGACTATATTATCTAAAATTATATATAATTGTCATTAAATTTTTTCAAATGTGACTAATGTATTTTATAACAAAAAGTAAAAAGGCTAGTCAATCTGATACTACTCAAACTACAGCTACTATCGTTTTATTGTATAAAATTGTATAGATTATAAATGTTAATGTTATTAGAAATTTCACAAAAAATAAACTTTAATTATATTTTTTTGCACTACACTTTTATCATATAGGATATCAACACTAAAAATTATTAAGAAAGAGGAAATAATTTATGATTACCTATAATTTAAAGGAACATTAGAATATCACACTCAACCTGATACATTAATAAAGTTTA
This genomic stretch from Borrelia hispanica CRI harbors:
- a CDS encoding variable large family protein, which gives rise to MMVVMGCNSGGVKDPEKVFLSDIANLGKGFLDVFVSFGDMITGTLGIKAETKKSEIGKYFSDIEKSMQTTKVKLNEILEKNGKYEKVKTIVEEFISGTVDKIAEGAKEAAGGVSGSGSESVGNAVKNQNASPSELQGVKSLVKGIKEIVEIVLKGKGDAGADVTKGDSKKDVGKLFTTTDANRADNAAAQAAAASIGAVSGADILQAIAKSKEDPQVDNTDGIEKAGDAAEIAVAKAVDNKKEIKDDAKKDAVIAGGIALRAMTKGNKFSIKNDADDAVIKTVNGAAASAVNKVLNTLTIAIRNTVNEGLKGISEALGEIKQGEGSEVKAKAN